A genomic segment from Triticum dicoccoides isolate Atlit2015 ecotype Zavitan chromosome 1A, WEW_v2.0, whole genome shotgun sequence encodes:
- the LOC119289283 gene encoding phospholipase D beta 1-like isoform X1 produces the protein MEGSSRRAGSARASLKVVLLHGSLDIWVRDAGGLPDKGVLYKKFGDLLGLRIVGSVAGKVPSASMTSDPYVTVQVSAATVARTYVVPNSEDPVWAQNFVVPVGHEAAEVHFAVKDNDVFGGQVIGAAAIPAEQLLCGDRIEGAYPLLDPNGKPCAPGAVLRLSIQYTPVARLTAYHRGVAAGPDSHGVPNAYFPLRRGMRVTLYQDAHVPEGCLPDIRLDNGLQYQHGQCWRDMYTAIIQARRLIYIAGWSVFHTIRLVRDGAKEVPVQILLCPRSAGKRHSWVKQKVVDARGPREPWHDLHSKIDGPAAYDVLKNFEERWLKASKRHGIKKFGKSYDEALLRIERIPDIINISDTLYFSDNDPEAWHVQVFRSIDSNSAKGFPKDPREATRKNLVCGKNVLIDMSIHTAYVNAIRAAQHFIYIENQYFIGSSFDWDSNKDIGANNLVPIEIALKIATKIKVNQRFSAYIVLPMWPEGKPTGHIAQRILYWQNKTMQMMYKIIYRALKEAGLDDVYEPQDYLVFFCLGNREASDSPSASSTADSPQEQARKNRRFMLYVHSKGMIVDDEYVIIGSANINQRSMEGTRDTEIAMGAYQPQYTWANKISAPRGQVYGYRMSLWAEHIGAIEEDFNHPESIECMRRVRHLGEHNWDQFVANEVTEMRGHLLKYPVSVDREGKVKPLPGCTTFPDMGGNICGSVPFTLIHDNLTI, from the exons ATGGAGGGAAGCAGCCGCCGCGCCGGCAGCGCGAGGGCGTCGCTCAAGGTGGTGCTGCTCCACGGCAGCCTCGACATCTGGGTGCGCGACGCGGGGGGCCTCCCCGACAAGGGCGTGCTCTACAAGAAGTTCGGCGACCTCCTCGGCCTGCGCATCGTCGGCTCCGTCGCCGGCAAGGTGCCCAGCGCCTCGATGACCAGCGACCCCTACGTCACCGTCCAggtctccgccgccaccgtcgcccgcACCTACGTCGTGCCCAACAGCGAGGACCCCGTGTGGGCGCAGAACTTCGTGGTGCCCGTCGGCCACGAGGCGGCCGAGGTCCACTTCGCCGTCAAGGACAACGACGTCTTCGGCGGCCAGGTCATCGGCGCGGCGGCCATCCCCGCCGAGCAGCTCCTCTGCGGGGACAGGATCGAGGGCGCCTATCCTCTGCTGGATCCCAATGGCAAGCCGTGCGCTCCCGGCGCGGTGCTGCGGCTCTCCATACAGTACACCCCGGTGGCTCGCCTCACAGCGTACCACCGTGGTGTCGCTGCTGGGCCGGACAGCCATGGAGTGCCAAATGCATACTTTCCTCTGCGCCGTGGCATGAGGGTGACCCTCTACCAGGATGCACATGTGCCGGAGGGCTGTCTCCCGGACATCCGGCTTGACAATGGGCTCCAATACCAACATGGGCAATGTTGGCGCGACATGTACACCGCCATAATCCAGGCACGGCGGCTGATTTACATCGCCGGCTGGTCGGTGTTCCACACCATTCGGCTCGTGAGGGACGGGGCCAAGGAGGTGCCGGTTCAAATATTGCTCTGCCCAAGATCTGCTGGGAAACGTCACAGCTGGGTGAAACAGAAG GTGGTTGATGCTCGTGGCCCAAGGGAACCATGGCATGACTTGCATTCAAAAATCGACGGTCCAGCAGCTTATGACGTTCTAAAGAATTTTGAGGAGCGTTGGTTGAAGGCATCGAAACGCCATGGTATTAAGAAGTTTGGAAAATCATATGATGAAGCACTTCTCAGGATTGAAAGAATACCTGATATCATAAACATTAGCGACACATTATATTTTAGCGATAACGATCCTGAGGCATGGCATGTTCAG GTGTTTCGATCTATTGATTCCAACTCTGCCAAAGGATTTCCAAAGGATCCACGAGAAGCAACCAGAAAG AATCTTGTTTGTGGAAAGAATGTACTAATTGATATGAGCATACACACAGCTTATGTGAATGCCATCCGGGCAGCCCAACACTTTATTTATATTGAGAATCAGTACTTCATAGGTTCTTCATTCGATTGGGATTCAAACAAAGATATTG GGGCTAACAATCTAGTACCAATTGAAATTGCTCTCAAAATCGCAACCAAAATTAAGGTGAACCAGAGGTTCTCTGCATACATAGTGCTTCCTATGTGGCCTGAGGGTAAACCAACTGGTCACATAGCACAAAGAATTCTTTACTGGCAG AACAAAACAATGCAAATGATGTACAAGATAATATATAGAGCCTTGAAAGAGGCAGGTTTGGATGATGTATATGAGCCTCAGGATTATTTGGTCTTCTTTTGTCTTGGCAATCGTGAAGCTTCTGACAGTCCCAGCGCTTCAAGCACAGCAGATAGTCCTCAG GAACAAGCTAGGAAAAATAGGAGGTTCATGCTGTATGTACATTCAAAGGGCATGATTGTGGACGATGAATATGTGATAATTGGATCAGCTAATATCAACCAGAGGTCCATGGAAGGAACCAGAGATACTGAGATTGCTATGGGAGCGTATCAACCACAGTACACCTGGGCAAATAAAATTTCTGCCCCTCGTGGACAG GTTTACGGGTACAGAATGTCGCTCTGGGCTGAGCATATCGGAGCTATCGAGGAAGACTTCAACCATCCAGAGAGCATAGAGTGCATGAGGCGGGTTCGACATCTCGGGGAACATAACTGGGATCAGTTCGTTGCCAATGAGGTGACTGAGATGAGAGGGCACCTCTTGAAGTACCCTGTAAGTGTTGACCGTGAAGGCAAGGTGAAACCCTTGCCAGGATGCACGACATTCCCAGACATGGGCGGGAACATTTGTGGCTCTGTCCCCTTTACACTCATCCATGATAACCTCACAATATGA
- the LOC119289283 gene encoding phospholipase D beta 1-like isoform X3, with protein sequence MEGSSRRAGSARASLKVVLLHGSLDIWVRDAGGLPDKGVLYKKFGDLLGLRIVGSVAGKVPSASMTSDPYVTVQVSAATVARTYVVPNSEDPVWAQNFVVPVGHEAAEVHFAVKDNDVFGGQVIGAAAIPAEQLLCGDRIEGAYPLLDPNGKPCAPGAVLRLSIQYTPVARLTAYHRGVAAGPDSHGVPNAYFPLRRGMRVTLYQDAHVPEGCLPDIRLDNGLQYQHGQCWRDMYTAIIQARRLIYIAGWSVFHTIRLVRDGAKEVPVQILLCPRSAGKRHSWVKQKETGTTYSHHQKTVIVDADAGGNRRKIIAFIGGLDLCGGRYDIPGHPLFRTLQTLHKEDYHNPNFALSVVDARGPREPWHDLHSKIDGPAAYDVLKNFEERWLKASKRHGIKKFGKSYDEALLRIERIPDIINISDTLYFSDNDPEAWHVQVFRSIDSNSAKGFPKDPREATRKNLVCGKNVLIDMSIHTAYVNAIRAAQHFIYIENQYFIGSSFDWDSNKDIGANNLVPIEIALKIATKIKVNQRFSAYIVLPMWPEGKPTGHIAQRILYWQNKTMQMMYKIIYRALKEAGLDDVYEPQDYLVFFCLGNREASDSPSASSTADSPQEQARKNRRFMLYVHSKGMIVDDEYVIIGSANINQRSMEGTRDTEIAMGAYQPQYTWANKISAPRGQVYGYRMSLWAEHIGAIEEDFNHPESIECMRRVRHLGEHNWDQFVANEVTEMRGHLLKYPVSVDREGKVKPLPGCTTFPDMGGNICGSVPFTLIHDNLTI encoded by the exons ATGGAGGGAAGCAGCCGCCGCGCCGGCAGCGCGAGGGCGTCGCTCAAGGTGGTGCTGCTCCACGGCAGCCTCGACATCTGGGTGCGCGACGCGGGGGGCCTCCCCGACAAGGGCGTGCTCTACAAGAAGTTCGGCGACCTCCTCGGCCTGCGCATCGTCGGCTCCGTCGCCGGCAAGGTGCCCAGCGCCTCGATGACCAGCGACCCCTACGTCACCGTCCAggtctccgccgccaccgtcgcccgcACCTACGTCGTGCCCAACAGCGAGGACCCCGTGTGGGCGCAGAACTTCGTGGTGCCCGTCGGCCACGAGGCGGCCGAGGTCCACTTCGCCGTCAAGGACAACGACGTCTTCGGCGGCCAGGTCATCGGCGCGGCGGCCATCCCCGCCGAGCAGCTCCTCTGCGGGGACAGGATCGAGGGCGCCTATCCTCTGCTGGATCCCAATGGCAAGCCGTGCGCTCCCGGCGCGGTGCTGCGGCTCTCCATACAGTACACCCCGGTGGCTCGCCTCACAGCGTACCACCGTGGTGTCGCTGCTGGGCCGGACAGCCATGGAGTGCCAAATGCATACTTTCCTCTGCGCCGTGGCATGAGGGTGACCCTCTACCAGGATGCACATGTGCCGGAGGGCTGTCTCCCGGACATCCGGCTTGACAATGGGCTCCAATACCAACATGGGCAATGTTGGCGCGACATGTACACCGCCATAATCCAGGCACGGCGGCTGATTTACATCGCCGGCTGGTCGGTGTTCCACACCATTCGGCTCGTGAGGGACGGGGCCAAGGAGGTGCCGGTTCAAATATTGCTCTGCCCAAGATCTGCTGGGAAACGTCACAGCTGGGTGAAACAGAAG GAAACAGGAACAACATATAGTCATCATCAGAAAACAGTTATCGTGGATGCTGATGCTGGTGGTAATAGGAGAAAAATAATTGCTTTTATTGGAGGCCTTGATTTGTGTGGTGGACGCTACGATATACCTGGGCACCCTCTGTTTCGGACTCTTCAAACTTTGCACAAGGAGGATTATCACAATCCAAACTTTGCTCTAAGT GTGGTTGATGCTCGTGGCCCAAGGGAACCATGGCATGACTTGCATTCAAAAATCGACGGTCCAGCAGCTTATGACGTTCTAAAGAATTTTGAGGAGCGTTGGTTGAAGGCATCGAAACGCCATGGTATTAAGAAGTTTGGAAAATCATATGATGAAGCACTTCTCAGGATTGAAAGAATACCTGATATCATAAACATTAGCGACACATTATATTTTAGCGATAACGATCCTGAGGCATGGCATGTTCAG GTGTTTCGATCTATTGATTCCAACTCTGCCAAAGGATTTCCAAAGGATCCACGAGAAGCAACCAGAAAG AATCTTGTTTGTGGAAAGAATGTACTAATTGATATGAGCATACACACAGCTTATGTGAATGCCATCCGGGCAGCCCAACACTTTATTTATATTGAGAATCAGTACTTCATAGGTTCTTCATTCGATTGGGATTCAAACAAAGATATTG GGGCTAACAATCTAGTACCAATTGAAATTGCTCTCAAAATCGCAACCAAAATTAAGGTGAACCAGAGGTTCTCTGCATACATAGTGCTTCCTATGTGGCCTGAGGGTAAACCAACTGGTCACATAGCACAAAGAATTCTTTACTGGCAG AACAAAACAATGCAAATGATGTACAAGATAATATATAGAGCCTTGAAAGAGGCAGGTTTGGATGATGTATATGAGCCTCAGGATTATTTGGTCTTCTTTTGTCTTGGCAATCGTGAAGCTTCTGACAGTCCCAGCGCTTCAAGCACAGCAGATAGTCCTCAG GAACAAGCTAGGAAAAATAGGAGGTTCATGCTGTATGTACATTCAAAGGGCATGATTGTGGACGATGAATATGTGATAATTGGATCAGCTAATATCAACCAGAGGTCCATGGAAGGAACCAGAGATACTGAGATTGCTATGGGAGCGTATCAACCACAGTACACCTGGGCAAATAAAATTTCTGCCCCTCGTGGACAG GTTTACGGGTACAGAATGTCGCTCTGGGCTGAGCATATCGGAGCTATCGAGGAAGACTTCAACCATCCAGAGAGCATAGAGTGCATGAGGCGGGTTCGACATCTCGGGGAACATAACTGGGATCAGTTCGTTGCCAATGAGGTGACTGAGATGAGAGGGCACCTCTTGAAGTACCCTGTAAGTGTTGACCGTGAAGGCAAGGTGAAACCCTTGCCAGGATGCACGACATTCCCAGACATGGGCGGGAACATTTGTGGCTCTGTCCCCTTTACACTCATCCATGATAACCTCACAATATGA
- the LOC119289283 gene encoding phospholipase D gamma 1-like isoform X2: MEGSSRRAGSARASLKVVLLHGSLDIWVRDAGGLPDKGVLYKKFGDLLGLRIVGSVAGKVPSASMTSDPYVTVQVSAATVARTYVVPNSEDPVWAQNFVVPVGHEAAEVHFAVKDNDVFGGQVIGAAAIPAEQLLCGDRIEGAYPLLDPNGKPCAPGAVLRLSIQYTPVARLTAYHRGVAAGPDSHGVPNAYFPLRRGMRVTLYQDAHVPEGCLPDIRLDNGLQYQHGQCWRDMYTAIIQARRLIYIAGWSVFHTIRLVRDGAKEVPVQILLCPRSAGKRHSWVKQKVVDARGPREPWHDLHSKIDGPAAYDVLKNFEERWLKASKRHGIKKFGKSYDEALLRIERIPDIINISDTLYFSDNDPEAWHVQVFRSIDSNSAKGFPKDPREATRKNLVCGKNVLIDMSIHTAYVNAIRAAQHFIYIENQYFIGSSFDWDSNKDIGANNLVPIEIALKIATKIKVNQRFSAYIVLPMWPEGKPTGHIAQRILYWQNKTMQMMYKIIYRALKEAGLDDVYEPQDYLVFFCLGNREASDSPSASSTADSPQNAMEERILNIQLPEAPVTGYCNRKNKSDSSCFNNRTKGTS; encoded by the exons ATGGAGGGAAGCAGCCGCCGCGCCGGCAGCGCGAGGGCGTCGCTCAAGGTGGTGCTGCTCCACGGCAGCCTCGACATCTGGGTGCGCGACGCGGGGGGCCTCCCCGACAAGGGCGTGCTCTACAAGAAGTTCGGCGACCTCCTCGGCCTGCGCATCGTCGGCTCCGTCGCCGGCAAGGTGCCCAGCGCCTCGATGACCAGCGACCCCTACGTCACCGTCCAggtctccgccgccaccgtcgcccgcACCTACGTCGTGCCCAACAGCGAGGACCCCGTGTGGGCGCAGAACTTCGTGGTGCCCGTCGGCCACGAGGCGGCCGAGGTCCACTTCGCCGTCAAGGACAACGACGTCTTCGGCGGCCAGGTCATCGGCGCGGCGGCCATCCCCGCCGAGCAGCTCCTCTGCGGGGACAGGATCGAGGGCGCCTATCCTCTGCTGGATCCCAATGGCAAGCCGTGCGCTCCCGGCGCGGTGCTGCGGCTCTCCATACAGTACACCCCGGTGGCTCGCCTCACAGCGTACCACCGTGGTGTCGCTGCTGGGCCGGACAGCCATGGAGTGCCAAATGCATACTTTCCTCTGCGCCGTGGCATGAGGGTGACCCTCTACCAGGATGCACATGTGCCGGAGGGCTGTCTCCCGGACATCCGGCTTGACAATGGGCTCCAATACCAACATGGGCAATGTTGGCGCGACATGTACACCGCCATAATCCAGGCACGGCGGCTGATTTACATCGCCGGCTGGTCGGTGTTCCACACCATTCGGCTCGTGAGGGACGGGGCCAAGGAGGTGCCGGTTCAAATATTGCTCTGCCCAAGATCTGCTGGGAAACGTCACAGCTGGGTGAAACAGAAG GTGGTTGATGCTCGTGGCCCAAGGGAACCATGGCATGACTTGCATTCAAAAATCGACGGTCCAGCAGCTTATGACGTTCTAAAGAATTTTGAGGAGCGTTGGTTGAAGGCATCGAAACGCCATGGTATTAAGAAGTTTGGAAAATCATATGATGAAGCACTTCTCAGGATTGAAAGAATACCTGATATCATAAACATTAGCGACACATTATATTTTAGCGATAACGATCCTGAGGCATGGCATGTTCAG GTGTTTCGATCTATTGATTCCAACTCTGCCAAAGGATTTCCAAAGGATCCACGAGAAGCAACCAGAAAG AATCTTGTTTGTGGAAAGAATGTACTAATTGATATGAGCATACACACAGCTTATGTGAATGCCATCCGGGCAGCCCAACACTTTATTTATATTGAGAATCAGTACTTCATAGGTTCTTCATTCGATTGGGATTCAAACAAAGATATTG GGGCTAACAATCTAGTACCAATTGAAATTGCTCTCAAAATCGCAACCAAAATTAAGGTGAACCAGAGGTTCTCTGCATACATAGTGCTTCCTATGTGGCCTGAGGGTAAACCAACTGGTCACATAGCACAAAGAATTCTTTACTGGCAG AACAAAACAATGCAAATGATGTACAAGATAATATATAGAGCCTTGAAAGAGGCAGGTTTGGATGATGTATATGAGCCTCAGGATTATTTGGTCTTCTTTTGTCTTGGCAATCGTGAAGCTTCTGACAGTCCCAGCGCTTCAAGCACAGCAGATAGTCCTCAG AACGCCATGGAGGAACGCATTCTGAACATTCAATTGCCTGAGGCTCCAGTTACTGGATACTGCAACAGAAAGAACAAGTCTGATAGTAGCTgctttaacaacaggactaaaG GAACAAGCTAG